CGACGGAAACCTGGTCCGAACGCTCGTGTCCGCGAGCCAGGATGAGGGCTCCCACGAGGTGGCGTGGGACGGTCGCGCCGACGACGGCGGACGCCTGCCGTCGGGCGTCTATTTCGGGCGCATCGAGAGTTCGTCCGCGACGCAGACGCAGAAGGTCACCCTCGTCAAGTGACCGGCCGGTGGGGGAACGCTGGAGCCGCCGCGCCCATGCAGGCGCGGCGGCTCCATATTGCCACCTGTTTCAGGGGATAGTCGAAACAAACCACCACTCGTTCGCCTGTGAGGGGATCACTCCCAACCGTCCGCCTGTTACCCCGCCGACTGGTCCATCGCCGGCCAGTCCGTGGTCGCGATCGCCTGGTCGAACCCGAACGCGAGCTGTGACGGCGATCGTGCCGGCAGCACTGCAGGTGGCCGCGTGGCTTCGCCGATGTGAGCGAGGATGCGCTCGATCGCCGGACGGAGGCGGTGAGGCCGGCGCGCTGTTGCGCCGGCGCAACTATCACGAACACGTGAGACCTGATGGTCGGCGAACGTCATGGCCGCGCTCCGAAGCCGGTTCTCGATCCGAGGTGCGTTGCCGAGGTTCCTTGCAAGACGGCAAGCGATCCAGCGTCCATTCTCATCGCATACCGCGAGCACTCGCACGATTGTCAAACTCGTCTCCTTCAGGTAAACTCGGACCATATACATCCCGTTTTGTCCCCGCCCTCCCGGAGGCCCACGAACATGCGCACCCTGGCCCTCGCCTTCACCGCGTGCTGCCTGCTCGCCACCGCCTCACGCGCCACCGACTTCACCTACGCCTGGGGGCATCCGCAGCCGCAGGGCAATCCGGTGTTCGGGATCGCGTTCGCCAGTGCGCAGGAAGGTTGGGCCGTTGGCGGCGGCGGCTTCGTGCTGCACACGGTCGACAGTGGCGAGAGTTGGGCACAGTTGCAGGGGCCGCTGCAGGTCGCGCCGGAGTTGTACGATGTGCTGGTGACCGACTCCGGCACGCTCATCGCCTGCGGGACGGGTGCGGGGCTGTTCCGCAGCACCGACGGCGGGCTCACGTGGGACACGCCCGCGCATCCGGCGGCGAGCGACCTGCGCGACCTGTGTGTAGTGCCGGGCGGCGCCATCTCGGCGGCCGGCGCCGGCGGCGTCGTGCTGCTGTCCGCTGATGACGGGCTTTCCTGGGCGACGACCGGGCCGGGCGTGGGCGTCATCCGCCATCATGTGTGGCTCACGGCACTCGAGGGCTATGTCGTGGGCAAGGACGCGCAGCACCGGACCACTGACGGCGGCGCAAGCTGGACACAGTTCGTGCCGGCTCAGTCCTTCGGCTTCAACGAGGTGTACTTCACCGACGCGCTGCACGGCTATGTGCACGAGGATTTTTCCGTGTGGGTGACGGCCGATGGCGGCGCATCGTGGACCGAGCAGCAGTCGTTCAACAATCCCCTCTACCGGTACCGCACGCTCGTGATCGACGCGCAGCACTGGCTGCTGGCCTGCCACGGCGAGGGCGGCGAGGTGTGGGAGACCGTCAATGCCGGCGCGGACTGGACGCTGCGGCAACTGGGCGGCGTCACCGGCTTCCCCTGCATTGCGCAGGCGCCCGGCGGGCGCATCATCTACGGCTCCGACGCGGGTGATCTCTTCTGGTCGGACGACCTGGTCCTCACGGTCGACAACGCCGTGGTGAACTCGGGCGGCGCGGCGGTGGGCGGCGTCATCGACATCCTCTTCCGCCGTCCCGACGGCACGCTCTTCGCGGCGAACCAGCCCACGAGGGGTGAGATTCCGGCCTGGCTCCGCAGCGACGACGGCGGCTACACCTGGCAGGTGCCGGCGCAGACGCCGGGGCTGTACTGGGTGATCGACGGCGCGTTCTTCGACGACCTGCACGGCGTGGTCGGCCGCGACGACACGACCCGCATCACCAGCGACGGCGGCCAGACGTGGCAGGTCGGCGGTACGCTGCCGGCTACCTACCGGCTCATCCAGTTCGCATTGCCCGCGAGCGATCGCTGGTTCGTGGCGGCATTCCGGACCGGCGTTTCCGGCGGCGGCATCCTCGGCAGCAGTGACGGCGGCCAGAGTTGGACGCCGGTCACGAACGGCATCCCCTTCGGCTCGGTGATGCTCTGGAGCATCGACTTCCCCACCGCGACCACCGGGTTCGCGGGCGGCGGCACCTCGGCCAACGCGCCCAGGCTCTACCGCACGCTCGACGGCGGCGTCACCTGGCAGCAGATGGCCGCAACCGGACTCACGGCGCCCATCCGCGCCATGGCCTGGTTCGACGCGCAGCACGGCATCGTCTCGCAGGGCAGTCCCGATCCCGGGCTGCGCCGCACGGATGACGGCGGCCAGACGTGGTCGCCGGTCGCTGACGCCTTTCCGCTGGAGATCCTGGTGCGCAACGCCACGGAGGGTGTCGCCGTCCAGCGTTCGAGCGGCCCGTTGCTGCACACGACCGACGCCGGCGCGACCTGGACGCCGGTCACGCCGCCGTTCAGCGGCCCGTTCCCGGGCATGGGCGACCGGGTGACGGCCGCGGTGCCGGTCGACGGCGGCTGGGTCTTCGGTTCCAGCCGCAACCGCATCCTCGTGGCCAGCGATGCCGCGCTGTCGCCGGTGCCGACGGACGACGACGGCGCGGCGCCGCAGGCCCGCGCGATGCTGACGGCCTCGCCGAATCCGTTCAATCCGGCGCTGGTCCTGCGCTTCCGCACCGAATCGGCCGGAACGGTGCGCCTGCGCGTGTACGATGCGCGCGGGCGCGTGGTGCGCACGCTGGTGGACCACGCGTTGACGGCCGGCGACCACGCCGCGCGCTGGGACGGGCGCGACGACGGCGGGCACCTCATGGCGGCCGGCGTCTACCTGGCGCGGTTGCTGCCGCCAAGCGGCGCGCCGGTGACGGTGAAGCTCACGCTGTTGAAATGAGAGGTGAGGCTCTCGACTGCCACGACCAGGTCCACAGGTAACGACTTTGGCGCAGGGGAAACACCATGCGACGCTTGCCCGCACTGACCAGCCTGGCTGCTCTCCTTGCGGGAGCCGTCTTCCTGGCGACACAACCGGCGCCTGCGCCGCCTGCACCTGATGCGCCCACCCGACTCGTGCGCGACGAGAAGCCTGCGCGCGGCCCGGAACTGATCCGGCATTTCTTCGACGACTGGCATCGCCCTTTTCCGGGCGATCTGGGCCGCGACCTCCAGGATCGCATCTGGGAAGAAGTGAAGGCTGTCCCTGAAAAAGCGTCCGCGCTGGAGGATGATCCCTGGACCTGCCGCGGTCCCTTCGGGATGTTCGGCGCCAGCGCAGCCCGCAGCTGCGGGCGTGTGCTCGATGTTGATCTCGACAGCACCGGGATCCGGCGCGTGGCGGCGGCCAGCGGCGGCATCTGGCGACTGGACGGCATCACCTGGACGCCGCTGACCGACGCCCTGAACACGCGGTGGATCGGCTCCCTCGACACCAGCCCGACCAACCCTGACCTGATCCTCGTCGGCACGGGCGAGCCCCACATCCGCGCGGGCACCGGACTGTGGCGCTCCACTGATGGCGGCCTCACCTGGCAGAACCGGCCGTTGCCCGCGAGTCCGGCCACCTGTTTCCGGGTGCGCTTCCTTCCCGACGGCCAGACCGTTGTGGGCGCCTTCGACCTGGGCATCTACCGCTCCACCAACGCGGGTCTCACCTGGAGCCGCACCGCACTGCCGCACTGGCCCACCGACCTGGCGATCCACCCAGCCAATCCCTCGGTCATGTGGACGCCGGTGCAGGACCACGGCCTGTTCCGCAGCAACAACGGCGGCATCACCTGGACGCAGGTCCAGGGCGCGGGCCTGCCCACCAGCGGCAACGGCCGTGGCGCGGTGACCATTTCGGCGGCCGATCCCAACCGTCTCTACGTGGCCTTCGCCGGGCTGGACAACAACCTGCTCGGTATCTTCCGGACCGATGACGGCGGCCTCAACTGGATCGACGTTTCGCCGCCCGACGACTACTTCTGGGGCCAGGGCTGGTACAACAACGCCATCGGCGTCTCGCCCACCGATCCGGACCTTGTGCTGGCCGGCGGCGGCGGCCTTCAGCGCAGCAGCGATGGCGGCCTGAACTGGACCACCACAGCCACGGCCCATGTCCACGCCGATGTGCATGCCATCGAGTGGACTGCTGACGGCGCCAACCTCTACGTGGCCACCGACGGCGGCTACAGCCATTCCACGAACGGCGGCCTCACCTATTTCACGTCGTTCAACCGCCTGCCCATCACGCAGTACGTCAATATCGATGTGGGCAACGAATTCCCGCTGGTCATGGGCGGCGGTTCGCAGGACAACGCCGTCTCGCTGACTGTCGACGGCGGAATACAGTGGTTCGTGCGCTGGGGCGGTGACGGCGGCGGCTTCACCATCGATGACCACGACAACGACCGCATGTGGGCCACCAGCGGGTTGTGGGGTGGCTCGTTGCTCTTCCGCTGCGGCCGCTCACTGACCGGCGGGACGGCGTGGGCCGACATCAACGCCGGCCTGCCCCCATCGACGCAGTGGTACACCCGCATCCGCAGCGACCAGGCCCAGCCGCCCACGCTATACACCAACAATGGCGCCCAGGTGTACGCGTCGACCAACCTGGGCGATCTCTGGACTGCCGCCAATGCCGCGCCGTTCCCGGCCGGCGTGCGCGAGCTCACCGTGGGCGTCCATGACGGTGCCGCGTCCGCGATCTACGCCTGCCTCGATTCACCCACCACGGGGCGACGCCTCCGTGTCTTCGACGGCACAACCTGGTCCGAACGCGATGCCGGCCTGGTGCCGGGCGTGCTGGTGCGCAAGGTGGCACCTCATCCCACCGATCCACGCCGCTGCTTCGCCCTCATGAACGGCATGGGCACTCCCGGCTCGAAGGTCTATCGCAGCGACGACAACGGACAGAACTGGACCAACATCACCGGCAACCTGCCCGATGTGCCCCTGGCCGACCTGGTGGCCCACCCTGATGATCCGCAACGGCTCTATGTGGGTACTGAATTCGGCGCCTATGCCAGTGAAGACGGCGGCATGTCGTGGCAACGCTGGAATCTGGGCCTGCCCGAGGCGGCAATCATTACCGAGATGGCGCTGGTCGACCTGCGTCGATCCGACGGTCCGTCGAGTGACCGCTTGATGGTGGCGGCGGGAACCTATGGCCGAGGTATCTGGACACGTCCCATCCCCATGGGCATTTCCGCGGCACCGCAGCCTCAGGCGGTTGCCGCCGTGCAGATGCGTGCCGCCCAGCCCAATCCGGCGGATCTGCAAACGCGCCTCGCATTCCGGATCGAGCACGACGGCCCGGCGCGGCTGCGGGTGTTCGATGTGCGCGGCCGGGTTGTCGACACCCTTCTGGACGGCCCGGTGGCGGCGGGTGACCATGCCGTGACCTGCGAGACGCGCCATCTGGCTTCGGGTGTCTATTTTGCCCGCCTGGAGACCGCTGCTGGCATGGTGAGTCGACGGATAACGGTGATCAGGTAACGGGGGCGGCAGTCGGGCAATTGACGCTCCCGCCGCGAGGTGCCACCTTGCCGAAGGACATGTGCGGCCAGGCCCGCAGACGCGCCGCCGATGAAGGCGCTCGCGGCTCCGGCATCCTTTCGCGGACAGGTTCATGAACGACTCTTCTGCAGCGGGACCACCGGTCCCCTCACATCCGCTTCGCTGGCTCCCGGAGTTCTGGGAGCTGGGCCGGCGTCGGCTTCGGCCGCAGGCGCGACTGCTGGGGCTCGCGCTGGTGGTCGGCGTGGTGGCAGGGCTGGGCGCCATCGTGTTCTACGGCGCCTGCCAGGTCGTTGTTCACGGGGCACTCGATCAGGTGCTGGGCTATCACCCGCTGCATTCGGGTGGTGAGCCCCCGTTCTGGGAACCGACGTCGACGCGCTTCAGGCCCTGGCTGCTGCTCCTGATCCCCACGCTGGGCGGGTTGCTCAGCGGATTCCTCGTCTTCAAGCTGGCGCCGGAAGCCGAAGGGCACGGCACC
This genomic window from bacterium contains:
- a CDS encoding T9SS type A sorting domain-containing protein, which gives rise to MRRLPALTSLAALLAGAVFLATQPAPAPPAPDAPTRLVRDEKPARGPELIRHFFDDWHRPFPGDLGRDLQDRIWEEVKAVPEKASALEDDPWTCRGPFGMFGASAARSCGRVLDVDLDSTGIRRVAAASGGIWRLDGITWTPLTDALNTRWIGSLDTSPTNPDLILVGTGEPHIRAGTGLWRSTDGGLTWQNRPLPASPATCFRVRFLPDGQTVVGAFDLGIYRSTNAGLTWSRTALPHWPTDLAIHPANPSVMWTPVQDHGLFRSNNGGITWTQVQGAGLPTSGNGRGAVTISAADPNRLYVAFAGLDNNLLGIFRTDDGGLNWIDVSPPDDYFWGQGWYNNAIGVSPTDPDLVLAGGGGLQRSSDGGLNWTTTATAHVHADVHAIEWTADGANLYVATDGGYSHSTNGGLTYFTSFNRLPITQYVNIDVGNEFPLVMGGGSQDNAVSLTVDGGIQWFVRWGGDGGGFTIDDHDNDRMWATSGLWGGSLLFRCGRSLTGGTAWADINAGLPPSTQWYTRIRSDQAQPPTLYTNNGAQVYASTNLGDLWTAANAAPFPAGVRELTVGVHDGAASAIYACLDSPTTGRRLRVFDGTTWSERDAGLVPGVLVRKVAPHPTDPRRCFALMNGMGTPGSKVYRSDDNGQNWTNITGNLPDVPLADLVAHPDDPQRLYVGTEFGAYASEDGGMSWQRWNLGLPEAAIITEMALVDLRRSDGPSSDRLMVAAGTYGRGIWTRPIPMGISAAPQPQAVAAVQMRAAQPNPADLQTRLAFRIEHDGPARLRVFDVRGRVVDTLLDGPVAAGDHAVTCETRHLASGVYFARLETAAGMVSRRITVIR